The region TTCGGCCCCGACTGCACCGGCAGCGGGAGCGATATGTTCTGAAGGGTAAATGTGTCGCGTTGGACTTCAATGCGAAGGCATACGAGGATATTTCGTTTTAGATGGCATGATATCGCCgttgtttttattttctttttggctTGTTGATGTGATTGTCTAAGTGGGAGATAGGTTATTTGTAGCTTATAGGAGCCGAGTCTACACATTAAAGTATTTATGAAAGTATTTCTAGTCTGCTCTATTGATTATAGGATCAACGACCATAAGTAAGCATTACTTCTGAATAATGCTGTATGGTTTAGGGTTTACCCCATAGAAGGTTCACACGTAATCAACAAATGTAATTCCTCACTCAACATAAAGCTGCCCACCAGAAATCCAGACCTGCTCGACGGTGGAAAACCGCTGAGTGGCAGGACTGATTCGGTTCTTAGAACATCCAGACCGCATCTCCTCCTCGTTAAATCGATCCGCAATCCACGGGAAATAGACTGCATGGGAGGCTTGAACGACGCCGTCGTGGTCAAGGCCGGGCAGAAGCGTATAGTGAGCAGCAGACTCGGGGAAGGCATCGCACTGCTCGTCGAAGACCTTCTCAATATGCGTACGAGGGAGGATGAAGTCTGTCTCGCCGTGGAGGACGAGCAGGGGACCGCCCAGCTCCTTGGGACCCTGGCCGTGGTATTGTTGCTCCCACTGGTGCACCTCAGGGGCGGACGTAAAGTTGGCTCCGTTGAGGTACATATCATTGAGCGTCATGTTCCACAGCTGCGGGATGGCGACGTTCAAACATCCATTTGTCGTGAGCTCGGAAATCTCAATGAGTTTCTTGGTGGCGTACTTGGCGAGGTCGAACGATGGGAAGAGACGGGCAATGGATCGAAGCATGTACGGGATGAAGACCTCCTGGAGTGGTCCACCTTTGGCCTTTTCAATGACCCAAGGGACTAACGACATGACTTCCATGGCTGGGGCGATCGCGACAGCGCCGATGAATCCGCCAACTGCACGCTTTCGATCGGCCTCGCGCTGTGCGGTTCTCCAGGCTGTTAGGCCTCCCTCGCTGTGGCCGACGACAACCCACTCTTCTGAGATTTGGTCGGTGAGGTGGGCGCGGGCTGCCTTGACAGCTAGGCTGACGTCGTTGGCGTGAGCGATACCGGCATTGTACATGAACCCTttggggatggtggtgccCTGCCCGGCATAGTCGGGAGCAATGACAACGTAGCCCTGTTGGGCGAGTGCGAAGGGCGCCTGCCATTGGTACTGGAGGCGTCTATCGTTGGAGGGCGCGCACTGAGGTGTGTAACCGGCTGTACCATGAGCCCAGACAACAACAGGGAAAGGCGTATCGTTGCCGCGAGGGTTATTGTAGGGGGTCAGAACGAATGCAGTGGCTGGAAGCAAAGTGCCGTTGACGTCCTGGCTGACATAGGAGAAGCGAGAGAACGACAGGCCGGAGGGGACCCAGAACGATTCAGAAGCAGATTTGGCGGGCTCGTCTTGCCACTTTATGACTTCACCGAGAGAATGGTCTTCAAGGTTTTCGGTGGTGGCATAGAGAGGATGTTTAGAGACGTCGGGGTTCTCCCACAAGGCAGCGTCGAGGGGGAGGGTCTGGTTGTAGGTGGCTCTGCAGACATCGTCACAGGTAGGGGGGAAGTCAACAGCTCTTGCAGCGGCTGCAAAGAGTACTAGCTTCAGGAGTACCAGAATTAAAGCCATGATAGCAGCTTGAGGTTGATCGAAGTGGTAGGGTTAGTGAGGCGATGTCAAGAAGGTGGAAGGATGGAAGGAAAAGACTTCAATTTTATATCTCAGATTTGTGGGAATCTGTCCAGGAAAACTTTTCACGAGAGTAAACACCTAGGTGAAGATTTACGAGTGGATTTGTAAAGACAAAGACAGGAAGGAATAACCAGTGAATCAATACAGTAGGTGTGAATATAAGTGACTGCAGAGGTTGCCTCACATATACTGTTACTTACTGTGGCCAGGCCATTGTTGTTTACTGTTGAAATATCAAAATAGAACACTGAAGCTAACACTAGCAGAGGCTCATACATAGCAGTATAAACTTGATATTGGGCAAAGGAAGCTTGTTATCAGAGTAGATCATATTCCATACGGCAACACAATGCCTAATAGTGGCAGATCAAATACACCAACATCACCTCAGATGTGAGAATACTGACTGTTTAACTGAGTCAGCCCGCGGCAGTTGAGGTCTGTGGGATTAGAGTAAGCAGTAAAGTATGAATAGATATTGTGTCTTAAATTTACTGCATCAGCCACGAAGGTTCGTTTGTTTCTCTCCGATATTCACTGATCTCTAGTTTGATTGGAGCCTAGAATGCGCGATTATTACGAGATTCACAAGATATTTCTCGGTAGCAATTACAAGGTCAAGTATCTCTGGAATGAAACTGATCCCTCCTACGATAGACAGCTCCCTTCACCAGGGCCCCAACTCCTGTATTAAAATTGCTGCGGCATTGCCTAGAGAATGCAATAGCAGTCATCGCTTTCCTCTGGAATCGCCTTTGTCCTGTCTCAAAGTGAATATCACGTACAATACGGGAGATTGAACACAGACTCCCATCTACCAGCCCCCAGTTATTGCATATGCTGGTCTGTCTATAATGCAACCGTTGTTATTCATCTACAGCCTCCGATCTAAGAtcatatatttatatatcctTATCCTATATTACCAGGATTATAGGACGAGATTTGGCTTAGTGTCAAAGTAATGGACTGGTACTGTGTGATCAACAGCATATTTGTCAGAGGCAACCTTCAATAACCTCGGTTATGCCAATCGAGAAGGCTGTATAATGTTCCTTGTTATGGACATCCAATAGCCAGTCGAAGCACATGCACCCCAAGCTGCATAGTTGGAGATACTGGGGGGAGTTGGGGAGATATTGGGGTAATTTGGGGAAGCCATTTTAACAACTTATAGCCAACTTATAGCCAACCCCGCAGCACTTAACACCTGAATTACTCTCATACTACTTTACTTCCTTCATTCCCAGTGCCGAAACGAGGTATTCATCCATCACAATGGCAAACAAAGAAGAACTCAAGCCGCTCCACGACGCCCTCTTCTCGGAAGGACTCCAAGTCCGCCgcgccgtcgtcggcgacgAATACGTCGATCGAGCCTTAAAGAACGGATCCAGCGAGTTCGCACTCCCGGGCCAGGAACTGGTGACTGAGTGGTGCTGGGGCCATATTTGGACGAGGCcggggctggagaggaagcagaggagtCTTCTCAGTACGTTCGAACCAGCCGAGGCTTTGAACTAGTGTGCTGTACTAATTACGGTAAATGGTATAGATATCGGTATGCTGATTGCGTTGAAGTCGTGGCCGGAGCTGGCGGTTCATACAAGAGGCGCGATTAATAACGGATTGACTGAGAAGGAGATTAGTGAGGCGGTGCTGCAGGCGACGATCTACTGTGGTGTGccggctggggttgaggcgatgaagatcaCGGAGAAGACTATCTTGGAGATGATTGAGAAGGGGGAGTATAAACGGTCGTGATTGTGTTGGAATTGAGTAGGCAATAGCAATTCTACAATTCTCTTGTAGTCAGATGTTAGATACTTATGGAGCACTGGGCTTTGCTGCCTATGGGTCAAAATAACCTTATACACCTATATTTACCACTTCAGCAATACCCTACACATAGAAAAACTTAAACCACAATAATGGTGACTATTGCAGACTACCCCCCAAACCTCCCTTTccactcctcatccccaCCAAGAAACCTATACACAACCCTCGAATCCCGATCCCTACACTCCGgatcctccgccgcagcctcATACGTCTCCAGCCCAATCCCCCCAAGCACAAGCCTCGCCCCAACCCCCCTCGCCAAATCCACCGCAAGCCCAAagtccttcttcatcaactgCACCTTAAACCCGCCCTCATACCCCTGGCTCGAGGGCGCCTTATCCACAACCCCAGGACAGGGGTTATAGTCGGCGCAGATGGCATTCGCAGCTGTACCGGCGGAAATCACGTCGCTGAGAACGCGCGGGTCAAGCCCAGCCCGGATCCCCATATTCAGCGCTTCGGAGCTGGCGATTGCGATTAGGCCCGAGAGGTAGTTATTACATAGTTTCGCGGCAAGACCGGATGTTGGTCCGCCGCAGGGGATAATCTTGGATCCCATGAGCCGGAGGATTTCGGTTATGTAGGGCAGATTTTGCTCTGTTTTCGCGCAGCCCAGGAAGAACGCGATGGTACCGGCTTTAGCGCCGAGAGTCCCCCCGCTGACTGGGGCATCGTAGAAGGGGGTTGTTGCGTGGTGGGTTGCTATGTGGTCTTTCACGCGGAGGCTTGTGGCGATGTCGATTGTTGAGCAGTCGATGAGGAGTTTGTTGTGTAGGGATTCCggggctgcagctgcgatgCCGGTTTCTGGGTGCAGGTATACGGCTTCGACGTGTTTGCCTTCGGGGACCatggagaggatgatggtCTGTTATAGTGTAAGTGGATGAGCCCACGGTAGCTAGATTATGGGTGTGGATTGACATACCGCGTTCTCTGCAACGTCTTTTGACGATGTGCTGGGGATCACCTTGTTTGGATACCTGGTAGCTAGCTCTTCGATTGGAGGGCTTGAAACATCGTATATATAGATGCGAGTCTCGTCAGGGAGCTTGCTTGCGAGATGCTCGACCATGTGCTTTCCCATGGCCCCGAGGCCAATGAAGCCGACTTTGCTGATGTTGGGTGCAGCCATGCTAGTTTTAGAAGCTATGTGGAAGCTACGCTTTGTATGCCGTGCGAGAGAGACAGTATCTTCATTTATCGGAATTTCATGCGGAGCTGATGAGCATTTCTTGTTCAAGTTCGGTTAGGGCGGGTTACTGGGGATATTGGGGAAGTTAGGGGAAGATCCGGTCGATGCTCGATGACGAAGCGAAGGATATTCGGCTCGGTTATACACTGCCATGATCGACTTGATTTGAGCAGGCTGTTTTGACCAGGGTAGGATAGCGCGCTGCTCAtggggggttgtttgggGGATTGGGGAAGTTGGAGGCTAGCATGTTCCCCAATATGTCTACCCCTGTCAATATTCGTACACTTTGGAGTGGAAACAAAGACCCACAAGCAAGAGAAGCTGGGGCTCTTTCAGTGGCTTACCCCGGATTACCCCATACCAGCCAGTGGGTCAGCGTACTGGGGTAGCTGGTGCCGTAACAGACCTGACAGACGCAGTACATTCTAACTTAGATATATTACGTCCATCCACGTCTCAAAGGTCAGCTAGAGGCGTCTGTTTTTGCTGCTTACCCCTGTTCAATTCAAAGCTAATTGAAATTCGATTGCAGATACAGCCAAGATGAGCGAGATCTCAAAACCACACATCGACGGAGTCGAAAACGTGAACCAACTCGACGAATTCACAGATGCATTTCGACGCGATGAAGCACGTCTAGTCCGAAAGCTTGACTTGTACATAGCCCCTGTGCTGatgctgctgatgctgatcaGCTACCTGGACCGTGGGAATATCGGCTACGCAGCTACGCAGGGGATGAACGAGGATATCGGATTGAAAGGGTCGGAGTTTAATGTTAGTCCTCGATGTCTAACTCTATGTGTCCGTGTTATTCGGAGCTGATTGAATTTGTGCCGTCAGGTTGCCGTCTCGGTGTTTTATATCTTCTACGTCCTGGCCGAGTTCCCTGTCTCGCTGTTCGCCAGACGTCTGCAGTTCAATCGGATTATTCCAGCTGCGACCGTTGGCTGGGGTCTGGTTTGTTTATGCAACGGCCTCGTACATGACTTTGGCGGATTGGTTGCATGCAGACTTGTCCTGGGGCTGACTGAAGGGTTTCTGTTCCCGAGTATGACGCTTATGCTAGCAACCTGGTTCAGGAGGGAGGAATTGGCGACGAGGATTTCGTATTTATTCAGTGAGTTGGGGAGGTTTTATTTCATGGGCTCGCTGATAAATCTTTCTAGTTGCATCTGCTCTCGCCGGTGCGTTTGGAGGACTGATTGCATTTGGGATCCTGTATATGGACGGGGTGGCGGATTATCCTGGATGGCGATGGTAAGTCATTCCTTTGCAGTTTGCATCCGTGTTCATGTCTGATTGTTTCAGGCTTTATATAATTGAAGGCGCCTTTACAATCGTCGTCGGCGCGTGCTGCGTATTCCTTATCCCTAAAAACTTCGAGCAGGCGTACTTCCTCAATGAAGACGACAAGAGAATTATGAGACGCCGAGCAGAGGATATGGAAGCGTACAGTGGCGGCAAAGGGCATTATACAATGAGTGATGTGAAAGCTGCGGTGCAGGATATGAAAACTTGGATCCATGGATCAATGCAGATATGTGCTGTGACTATCCTCTACGGTATTATGCCTCCTATCCCCTGGTAGATGTTTAACTGACAGATGAGGATTCGGCACGTTCCTCCCTGTGATTCTGAAGAATGGGTTCAACTTTAGTACGGAGCAAGCGCAGTACCTTGTAATCCCAGGTTGGTACACATTTAAACTTTCAAGCATTCATTGAGAAACTAATTCTTTGCAGTAAACCTCTGGGGCGCAGTAATATACTGGCTCGGCGCCGTCCTCTCAGACCGCTTCAACGCGCGCTCTCTGGTGATGGCCGTAGCAGCCCCATTCGGGATAGCAGGGTATGCCATCCTGCTAGCATGGGACGTCCCAGCAGGCGTACAATACTTTGCTACATTCCTAATTGCAACCTCGTGCTTCCTGTGCGCGGGCACCAATATCGCCTGGATGTCGGGCAACTGTGCGCcggatgggaagaaggcgGCCAGTCTGGGTATCCAGCTTACACTGACGAATATTGGGGGTGTGGTGGCGGGCCAGATTTATCAGAGTGAGTCTGCGCCGCGATATGTCTTGGGAAATGCGTGGAGTTTGGCGAGTGTGGCGGTTGTTTGGATTGGGTGTGTGGTGTTGAggtatatctatttattgagagagagggagaagcagagtaTGCGGGcagttggagatggagggattGATGTACCGGAGTCTTGGAGGTCTACTGATCGGGATGTAGACTTCAAGTACATGCTTTAGTATGGTTGGAGATAGAGTCGATATTTACAGTGGAATGACCCCATGGATCAGCCTTCAGATACTTAATTCATATGTCCACAATCAACAGTTTGGGGAGGGGTTCGGTTAAGTTCGGCTGAGTGGATGGGGTACAATATTCCAACTATAAACTTTGGGGAAGACATGTTCTCCAATACTCTATCAACTGTATAGTTGGCCATGTTATATCCCAAGGTCTACCCCACCTACCTCCAAGGCTCATCACAGGAAGCCTCAACCTGGTTATCCTTATAACTTCAAACCAACGGTTCTCCATATACTTTGCAGCTAagcaaccaccaccatgACGCCAGGGTCAGTGACAGTTCATGCCCTAGATGCAGGCCATCTCACCCTCCCCGAAGCCTTCTTCGTAACACCACTCGAGAACCAAACAGCGAGAAAGACCGTCCCCTCGCTCTCCTTTCTCATCCAACACACCGACCAGCAAACATCCAAAACAACACGCATCCTATTCGACCTTGGCATCCGCAAAGTCCTAACTGACTACGCCGAGCGGATATACAAACACGCCATGACCCGCCAACCACTCTCCGGCGTCCCTGATACCGTGGAATCTCTAGCCGCAGGGGGTCTATCACCagacgacatcgacctcGTCATACTGAGCCATCTCCACTGGGACCACATCGGGACGCCAGCCGACTACCCACAatcctccttcatcatcggccccGGCGCTGCAAATCTGATTAACGGGAAAAAGGAGGTCAAAAACGGAAGCCACAGCCATTTCGAGCGGGGCCTGTTGGATGCATCGCGCACAATCGAGTTACGGGATCCAGCCGTCGACGCGCCGGATGTCGATGGTCTTGAGTCTGTGTCTCAGTCTCTGCATCCCAGGACAAGACAACATGCAAAGAATGGATTCTCCAGGACATGGAAGCCACTCGGGCCATTCCCGCACGCCATGGACGTATTCGGTGATGGAAGTGTCTATGTTATTTCCGCCCCGGGACATCTGGACGGACACATCAACTTACTCTGCCGAAAGGCAGATGGGAGATATGTCTACCTTGCTGGCGATGCTTGTCATGATGGACGGCTGCTGAGTGGGGAGAAGGATATCGCGACGTGGAGTGACCCTGTGTATCCGGGTGTTGTATGCTGTATACACGCGGACAAGAAGGCGGCGGAGCGAACGCTGGAGCGGATTCGGGAGACGAAGGGGGGGTTCACGGAACTGGGGGATGTTGAGGTTGTTTTTGCGCATGACGATGTTTGGGCTGCAAGGGCGAAACAGGATGGAAGATATTTTCCGGGGGAGTTGTAGTATAATCGATTATTCATAATCACTGTTCCATATCAAATCATACAAATCTAGGGAAATGTTTCCCGTTCTTGGCGCGGCGCGGGTTTCCTTGTTGGGAATTAAAGAATTACTGGATTTGGAAGGGGGCGGCGAACTATAAACTGGTCTATACAGATATATAAGGATACATGCGGGGATATTTGTCGGTAGAATAAATTACTGCTCCCAACAGTTCTAGCAGCATCTGCTCACGTATTTTCATTCTTTGCCTACACAGTTTATACTATCTGAAATGTCCCACGGAGACCGCGTCAAATTCgccctcttcggcctcggaCGCCTGGGAGTCCTTCGAGCCCGAATCCTCGCCTTCCAGCAGCCTCGCATTGAACTGGTCGCCGTCTGCGATACAAAGCCAGGCACTGACAAATGGACCGCAGAGAACCTGCCCCCGTCTGTGAAGTACTTTTCGAACCCCCAGGAATGTTTAAAGAGCAGCGGCGCTGAGGCCGTGCTTATATGCACCGCGACGGCAACTCACGCGCCGTTGATCTTGCAGGCACTCGACCTCAACTTGCATGTTATGTGCGAGAAGCCTGTTTCTGTGGATATCGCTACTACCAAGGCGGTTGTTGAGAAGTCGGCGTCTAGGCCGGATCTCAAGTTCCTCGTTCCTTTTACTCGGAGATGTGAGTACCATAGCTATGGCTCTTGCAAGAGTTCAGAGACTTATCTGGCTAGATGACAAGTCCTACCGCCAGGCGAAGACGCTGGTCGACAATGGAGATCTTGGCGAGATTCACGCTGTGGAGACAACCGGTATCGATCAGGCAGATCCCAATGGTATGTTCTAGCCCGAGTCAAAAGGATGATATACTGATAACTGTACAGCATTCTTCGTGTCCTTTTCCGAACAATCGGGGGGTATCTTCCTCGATTTTGGAATCCACACCGTCAGTCACAGCAATCTATGACCCGCTGTCTGCTTTACTAACAAAACCAGGTCGACGCCGGCCGATACCTACTAGATGTCAAATCCGGCCTCTCCAACCCTAAGAAACAAGTCAACCGCGTCATCGCCTTCGGCCAGAATGCCGTATACACCGACCTAGCCAAATACGGCGACGCCGACAACGCCTGGGGCTTGGTAGAATACGCCAACGGCAAGATCTTCAAGACATACCTAGCCCGCACGCTGACGAGCGGGTTCGAAGACACAACGCGACTCTGCGGTACAAAGGGGCATTCGATTATCAGCGCGAACTCGAATGTAGAGATCCGTGATCAGCTGGGGATTCGGACGAAGTCTGTCCCTGATGCGTTTACGTTATTTGATGAGACCTTCCGCACGGATCTGACGGAGTTTGCGGATGCCGTGCTTGATGGGAAGGCATTGACTTGTCAGCCCGAGGATGCGTTTGAGGCGGGGAAGATTTGTGCGGCGTTGCAGTATTCGTTTAGGAGGGGGGTGCCTGTTTATTTTGATGATGAGGGACTGCCTGTTATGGAGTAGACAGTTCAGGATAGAACGAATGGACATAAATGAACTGACCTTGACTTTTGGTACTGTAGAATTATATTATGTTTAAGTTCATAAGAAGATTAGATCGAAGAACTACTGCATATGCCTTGAGTGGAAAGAGTAGAGATCGTTTTTCTGTCTATGAATGGCAGGAGATAGTCCCTTGAACTATCGTGACGGATCATAATGGAAGCTCGTGAATGTGCCTGGCATCCGAATCACTGCCTCGGACGATGAACAATCCTCTCCAACAGACGCAGTCGATCAATCCTTCAACAGAAAGAACAGATATACAGATTTGGCACTGCGGGCCGGGAATCCCTCCTGAGACAAGAGCAACATGGAATCCTAAATCCGGCAACAGTCGGCGGTGTTTTCCCGATA is a window of Aspergillus puulaauensis MK2 DNA, chromosome 4, nearly complete sequence DNA encoding:
- a CDS encoding uncharacterized protein (COG:E;~EggNog:ENOG410PNFX;~InterPro:IPR003779,IPR029032;~PFAM:PF02627;~go_function: GO:0051920 - peroxiredoxin activity [Evidence IEA];~go_process: GO:0055114 - oxidation-reduction process [Evidence IEA]), which gives rise to MANKEELKPLHDALFSEGLQVRRAVVGDEYVDRALKNGSSEFALPGQELVTEWCWGHIWTRPGLERKQRSLLNIGMLIALKSWPELAVHTRGAINNGLTEKEISEAVLQATIYCGVPAGVEAMKITEKTILEMIEKGEYKRS
- a CDS encoding NAD(P)-dependent oxidoreductase (COG:I;~EggNog:ENOG410PM2M;~InterPro:IPR002204,IPR029154,IPR015815,IPR036291, IPR006115,IPR008927,IPR013328;~PFAM:PF03807,PF03446,PF14833;~go_function: GO:0016491 - oxidoreductase activity [Evidence IEA];~go_function: GO:0050661 - NADP binding [Evidence IEA];~go_function: GO:0051287 - NAD binding [Evidence IEA];~go_process: GO:0055114 - oxidation-reduction process [Evidence IEA]) → MAAPNISKVGFIGLGAMGKHMVEHLASKLPDETRIYIYDVSSPPIEELATRYPNKVIPSTSSKDVAENATIILSMVPEGKHVEAVYLHPETGIAAAAPESLHNKLLIDCSTIDIATSLRVKDHIATHHATTPFYDAPVSGGTLGAKAGTIAFFLGCAKTEQNLPYITEILRLMGSKIIPCGGPTSGLAAKLCNNYLSGLIAIASSEALNMGIRAGLDPRVLSDVISAGTAANAICADYNPCPGVVDKAPSSQGYEGGFKVQLMKKDFGLAVDLARGVGARLVLGGIGLETYEAAAEDPECRDRDSRVVYRFLGGDEEWKGRFGG
- a CDS encoding uncharacterized protein (COG:G;~EggNog:ENOG410PUHY;~InterPro:IPR020846,IPR011701,IPR036259;~PFAM:PF07690;~TransMembrane:12 (i36-53o77-95i107-125o137-157i169-189o201-221i278-295o307-324i336-355o361-383i395-417o429-450i);~go_function: GO:0022857 - transmembrane transporter activity [Evidence IEA];~go_process: GO:0055085 - transmembrane transport [Evidence IEA]), with product MSEISKPHIDGVENVNQLDEFTDAFRRDEARLVRKLDLYIAPVLMLLMLISYLDRGNIGYAATQGMNEDIGLKGSEFNVAVSVFYIFYVLAEFPVSLFARRLQFNRIIPAATVGWGLVCLCNGLVHDFGGLVACRLVLGLTEGFLFPSMTLMLATWFRREELATRISYLFIASALAGAFGGLIAFGILYMDGVADYPGWRWLYIIEGAFTIVVGACCVFLIPKNFEQAYFLNEDDKRIMRRRAEDMEAYSGGKGHYTMSDVKAAVQDMKTWIHGSMQICAVTILYGFGTFLPVILKNGFNFSTEQAQYLVIPVNLWGAVIYWLGAVLSDRFNARSLVMAVAAPFGIAGYAILLAWDVPAGVQYFATFLIATSCFLCAGTNIAWMSGNCAPDGKKAASLGIQLTLTNIGGVVAGQIYQSESAPRYVLGNAWSLASVAVVWIGCVVLRYIYLLREREKQSMRAVGDGGIDVPESWRSTDRDVDFKYML
- a CDS encoding MBL fold metallo-hydrolase (COG:S;~EggNog:ENOG410QEDJ;~InterPro:IPR001279,IPR036866), which codes for MTPGSVTVHALDAGHLTLPEAFFVTPLENQTARKTVPSLSFLIQHTDQQTSKTTRILFDLGIRKVLTDYAERIYKHAMTRQPLSGVPDTVESLAAGGLSPDDIDLVILSHLHWDHIGTPADYPQSSFIIGPGAANLINGKKEVKNGSHSHFERGLLDASRTIELRDPAVDAPDVDGLESVSQSLHPRTRQHAKNGFSRTWKPLGPFPHAMDVFGDGSVYVISAPGHLDGHINLLCRKADGRYVYLAGDACHDGRLLSGEKDIATWSDPVYPGVVCCIHADKKAAERTLERIRETKGGFTELGDVEVVFAHDDVWAARAKQDGRYFPGEL
- a CDS encoding putative NAD binding Rossmann fold oxidoreductase (COG:S;~EggNog:ENOG410PJ5H;~InterPro:IPR004104,IPR000683,IPR036291;~PFAM:PF02894,PF01408;~go_function: GO:0016491 - oxidoreductase activity [Evidence IEA]): MSHGDRVKFALFGLGRLGVLRARILAFQQPRIELVAVCDTKPGTDKWTAENLPPSVKYFSNPQECLKSSGAEAVLICTATATHAPLILQALDLNLHVMCEKPVSVDIATTKAVVEKSASRPDLKFLVPFTRRYDKSYRQAKTLVDNGDLGEIHAVETTGIDQADPNAFFVSFSEQSGGIFLDFGIHTVDAGRYLLDVKSGLSNPKKQVNRVIAFGQNAVYTDLAKYGDADNAWGLVEYANGKIFKTYLARTLTSGFEDTTRLCGTKGHSIISANSNVEIRDQLGIRTKSVPDAFTLFDETFRTDLTEFADAVLDGKALTCQPEDAFEAGKICAALQYSFRRGVPVYFDDEGLPVME